In Planctomycetota bacterium, a genomic segment contains:
- a CDS encoding ATP-grasp domain-containing protein, with protein MNVLVTDGNSRVALAVVRALGRAGAHVRVVEQERFARRTPAAFRSRFARERRVLPSLGPDGAFLRALAEAARGADVILPVSTHMVLALAEARAALPAPVPVAAPETLRRANDKAALLDVARRAGVPVPESHLPRSEGELDEVAGRIRWPAVVKLRDDEGTFLSPGERYRIVRTPSELRDAYRALHRLRPFPIVQERVAGEGYGVGALARDGELLAAVVHRRVREYPIEGGPSAFCESVRNVRLVEAARRILRELGWTGVAMVEFRGGPDDFRLLEVNPRFWGALPLATAAGVNFPWLLCRMALGRELGPAPIYAEGVRLRFLPMDLAAAWSAFRAGNGRRRYVWGFLRDLLDPRVRDGIFEAGDWSASMAWWLSRRP; from the coding sequence ATGAACGTGCTCGTCACGGACGGGAATAGCCGGGTGGCCCTGGCCGTGGTCCGCGCCCTGGGCCGGGCGGGAGCGCACGTCCGGGTGGTCGAGCAGGAACGCTTCGCCCGGCGGACGCCGGCGGCGTTCCGGTCGCGCTTCGCGCGGGAGAGACGGGTGCTGCCGTCCCTGGGACCGGACGGCGCCTTCCTCCGCGCGCTGGCGGAGGCGGCCCGCGGCGCGGACGTGATCCTGCCGGTCTCGACCCACATGGTGCTCGCCCTGGCGGAGGCGCGCGCGGCGCTTCCGGCGCCGGTTCCCGTGGCGGCTCCGGAAACGCTCCGGCGGGCCAACGACAAGGCCGCGCTTCTCGACGTGGCCCGGCGCGCCGGAGTCCCCGTTCCGGAGAGCCACCTTCCGCGCTCGGAAGGCGAGCTCGACGAGGTGGCCGGCCGGATCCGCTGGCCCGCCGTGGTGAAACTCCGGGACGACGAGGGGACCTTTCTTTCGCCCGGAGAGCGGTACCGCATCGTCCGGACGCCGTCGGAGCTTCGCGACGCGTACCGGGCGCTTCACCGCCTGCGGCCGTTTCCGATCGTCCAGGAGCGCGTGGCCGGGGAAGGGTACGGCGTGGGGGCGCTGGCGCGGGACGGAGAGCTTCTGGCCGCGGTGGTGCACCGGAGGGTGCGCGAGTATCCGATCGAGGGCGGCCCGAGCGCCTTCTGCGAGAGCGTGCGCAACGTGCGGCTCGTCGAGGCGGCCCGGAGGATTCTGCGGGAGCTGGGCTGGACCGGCGTGGCCATGGTGGAATTTCGGGGCGGTCCGGACGATTTCCGGCTGCTCGAGGTCAATCCGCGCTTCTGGGGGGCGCTTCCTCTGGCCACGGCGGCGGGCGTCAACTTCCCGTGGCTTCTCTGCCGGATGGCGCTGGGGCGGGAGCTCGGACCCGCACCCATCTATGCGGAGGGGGTTCGCCTGCGGTTCTTGCCGATGGATCTGGCGGCGGCCTGGAGCGCGTTCCGGGCGGGCAACGGGCGGCGGCGGTACGTGTGGGGGTTCCTGAGAGATCTTCTGGATCCGCGCGTGAGGGACGGGATTTTCGAAGCCGGGGACTGGAGCGCTTCGATGGCCTGGTGGCTGAGCCGACGTCCATGA
- a CDS encoding class I SAM-dependent methyltransferase produces the protein MKPIEKAVRDANRRVFDAKDFDAYDANPSIFERARQDEIERVLAGEARRELLLDVGCGTGNVLRLAERHYRRCVGVDLSARLLAELRRRRPALGLASAEAAFLPFREGTFDVVTMYALVHHLLDPAPAFRAAWRVLRPGGLLYLDHDPNYYFGRFHHIYYRVRYARRPGFGSWDAELSEWHHTRTGGLNPDAIRTALERAGFREVSVRYRITTNPALPLGFRIVRAVMRALVRVYPFKSLHTHFWVLARK, from the coding sequence ATGAAACCGATCGAAAAGGCGGTGCGCGACGCGAACCGTCGCGTCTTCGACGCCAAGGATTTCGACGCGTACGACGCCAATCCCAGCATCTTCGAGCGGGCGCGGCAGGACGAGATCGAGCGGGTGCTGGCGGGGGAGGCGCGGCGGGAGCTTCTCCTGGACGTGGGGTGCGGCACGGGGAACGTGCTGCGCCTGGCGGAGCGGCACTACCGCCGGTGCGTGGGCGTGGATCTGAGCGCCCGGCTTCTGGCCGAGCTGCGCCGGCGCCGGCCGGCGCTGGGCCTGGCTTCGGCGGAGGCGGCGTTTCTGCCCTTCCGCGAAGGGACGTTCGACGTCGTCACGATGTACGCGCTCGTTCATCATCTGCTCGATCCGGCGCCGGCGTTCCGGGCGGCGTGGCGCGTCCTGCGGCCCGGCGGGCTGCTCTACCTGGACCACGATCCCAACTACTACTTCGGGCGGTTTCACCACATCTACTACCGGGTGCGGTACGCGCGGCGGCCGGGGTTCGGCTCCTGGGACGCGGAGCTTTCGGAATGGCACCACACGCGGACCGGGGGGCTCAACCCGGACGCGATCCGAACGGCCCTGGAGCGCGCGGGATTCCGGGAGGTGTCCGTGCGCTACCGGATCACCACGAATCCCGCGCTGCCGCTGGGGTTCCGGATCGTCCGGGCCGTGATGCGGGCGCTGGTCCGCGTCTATCCTTTCAAATCGCTCCACACGCACTTCTGGGTCCTGGCGCGCAAGTGA